The nucleotide window TCACCACGAGCATCACTGGCTCGCTGTTGGCCTTGGGGACCGACGTCGGGTCCCAAGAGATGAGAGGGGTGCCACGTCGTATGGAGTCGTTCTGCCAGGCATGCTGCCTGAACCCGCCCCCGGCGTACCTCTCTGCTCGGGGGCCCACCACCAGGAGAAGCTCCATGCCGTCCTGGGAGAGCAGCCCAAGCGCGTTGTTCGAGGGAAGCTGAGCCGTGACGCGGCAGGTGGCGGGAGCGTACACGGTGGAGCCGTCCGCAATGATGGCAACCCCCTCTCCGCAGGAGCCGTCGGAAAAGGCGGGATCGCCCACCTCGGAGAGCGGCATGATCTTGCCCGAGACCGGTGCGAACAGGATTCCCCTCTCCGTTTCGGGGACCTCAAGCATCACATAGTCGTGGTCATGGAACGAACGATCGCGCTGGTTGGTGTCGATGCGCTCGGTGAGGTCGTTCGCCCTTCCGGTGATGTAGTAGAGGTCGGCCGTGACCTTGTTGGGGTTCTCGAAGGCGTTGACAAAGAAGCGTCGGCTCGACCTGGGCTCCGGAGGGTTGGCGGGCTTTGCCGCGGCGAGTTCCGAGCTCGAGGACACGATCTCGTCGTCGGGCATGTGGTATCGCCTGGGCCAGCGGCTCAGGAGGAGCGAGCGAACCTGCCTGACCTCGGAACCACGGACCCCACAGTCCAAGAGATAGGCCTCGATGGTGCCGAACGTCTCGCCCAGACGGTCATAGACCGTCGAGATGGCATCGATGCGCAACGAGAGGTCACCACGAACGCGCCTGCCTCCCGTGCCCTCGCGCTCCTCGAAGATAGCGGCATTGACCTCGGGAACATAGCCAAACGAATAGGCATAGTCCGCAATGAGCTGACGCCGCTCGACGCCCACGAGCCCCAAGAGCAGCAACGACAGCAAGCCGGTTCGATCGCTCCCCGCCCCACAGTGGAAGAGGGTGCAACCGCGTCGGGGGACGTTGGCGAGGAACGTGAAGATCTCCCGCATGGCAGGACGGTTCTCAAGCATCTGGAACATGCTGTCAGCGAGGTAGTTGCCATCGTCGTCCCCCCTGCCAAGAACCGAGCCCGTGATGTCGTAGTCAAAGAGCGGGACGTTTCGGTATCCGACGTCTATGAGCGAGACAAGCCTCTCGGGGCTTCTACGGACCTCGTCCGTACCGCGCAGGTCGAGCACCTGCCGGACCCCATAGCCGTAGAGAGCGTCCGCATCCTCCTTGTTTACGCTGGCCGTGGTTCCCGAACGAATGAAGCGGTGGTAGCGTGTCATGCCCCGGGGCGTCGGAAACCCCCCGAGCTCGCGGATGTTCACGCCCGTGTCTATGGCGACCCTACCAAGCTCGTAGCCGCGTCGGACGCCGTGATTGCCCGTGAGGTCGATCAGACTACGCATGCCCATAGCCCCCTCGCCCGCGCCTTCCCCCTTCGGCCCGCTCGATGCAGGCGGCTTAGGGATGCGCCCCGTCGTCTTACCACCGTGACACCGCTCGTTGGCTACACTCTAACCCACCTGGTTGGTGCCGATGCCACCCCTCCCCGGGCAAAGGCCCCCATTTGCCGACCCCTGGGCCACACCTGCCTAAATCAGGGAACATCCAAGGGCAAAGACGGGCGTGTCTCTCGCCCAGGCATCCGATGGGAGGAGTCAGCATGGGGCGCAGGCCGATCCGGGTGGTCCAGTACGGTTGCGGGAAGATGGCAAAGTACACGCTTCGCTACCTGCATGAGCATGGGGCGCAGGTCGTCGGCGCCATTGACATCAACCCCGAGGTCGTCGGCATGGATGTGGGCGACTTTGCGGGGCTGCCCATCAGGCTGGGCGTCAAGATCTCGGACGACGCGGACCGCGTGTTGGACGAGAGCGTGCCCGACATCGCGGTCGTCGAGCTGTTCAGCCTGCTTGCGGACATCGAGCCCATGGTGGAGAGGTGCGTGAGCCGTGGCATCAGCGTCATCACCACCTGCGAGGAGTGTACCTTCCCCTGGACCACCTCCTCGGTGGCGACCAACCGCATCGACGCCCTGGCGTGCGAGACGGGCTGCACCGTGGTGGGCGCGGGCATGGAGGACGTGTTCTGGGTCCACATCGTGGGGCTGCTCGTCGGTGCGGTGAACCGCATCGAGCGCATCGAGGGCGCGGTGAGCTACAACGTGGAGGACTACGGGCTCGCCCTGGCCAAGGCGCATGGTGTGGGCCTCACTCCCGAGGAGTTCGAGAGGACGCTGGCCCACCCGGACGAGGTGGTCCCCTCGTACGTGTGGAACTCCAACGAGGCGCTCGCCCAGCACCTGGGCCTCACGGTGTCGCAGGTCGTCCAGGAGAACGTGCCGTTCGTCGCCGAGAGGGACAGCCGCTCCGAGACCTTGGGCGCCACCGTGCCCGCAGGCAGGGTCATCGGCATGAACACGCGCGTCACCACGAAGACGTACCAGGGCATCGACATCGTGACCTCGCAGATTGGCAAGGTCTACGGTCCCGACGACGGCGACCTCTGCGACTGGAAGATCGTGGGCGAGCCTGATACCGTCTTCCATGTGGAGAAGCCCGCGACCGTCGAGCACACCTGCGCCACCATCGTCAACCGCATTCCCACGGTGCTTGCCGCTCCCGCAGGCTACCACACCTTCGACGAGCTGGAGCCCCTGCGCTACCTCACCCAGCCGCTGATGGTCGATGACGTGGAGGGCTGCTGCTAGGGGACGCTAGGAGGCAGCCGCCGCCGACCGTGCGGGGAGCGAGGCGACGTACTTCAGCCGTCGCTCCGCCCAGTCGCGCCCTCGCAGGGAGGGACTGGTGCGTCTTCGGCTTTGGGAGAGGGGAGGCGACATGGCGATCGTTGCGGCGTTTGCGGTTCCGCATCCGCCCCTGATCATCCCTGCTGTGGGGAACGGCCGCGAGCGAGACGTCCAGGACACCATCGACGCCTATGGCGAGGCGGGGCGTCGCATCGCAGGGCTTGCGCCCGAGACCCTCGTCATCTCGACGCCGCACTCGGTCATGTATCGTGACTACATCCATATATCCCCCGGTAGCCGTGCACACGGGAGCTTTGCCCAGTTCGGCGCTCCAGAGGCTGCCTATGGCTGCGACTACGACGTGGGCTTCGTGGATGCCCTGTGCGCCGCCGTCGACGCTGCCGGCATCCCTGCGGGAACCGAGGGAGAGCGCGACCCCCTGCTCGACCATGCGACGATGGTTCCGCTCCATTTCATCTGGAAGGCCTGGCCCGATGACAGGCCACGGCCCAAGGTCGTGCGTATGGGGCTCTCTGGCCTTTCGCCTGCTGTCCACTACCGGCTCGGGCAGTGCGTGCAGGCGGTCGCGGGCGAGCTCGGCAGAAGGACCGTCTATGTCGCCTCGGGTGACCTCAGCCACAGGCTGACCGCCGACGGCCCCTATGGCTTCGCCCCCGACGGCCCCAAGTTCGACGAGGCGATCGACGGCATCTTCCGCACGGGCGACTTCCTCGCTCTGCTCTCCATGGATCCGGGCCTTGCCGAGCGGGCGGCCGAATGCGGGCTCCGCAGCTTCCAGATCATGGCGGGCGCGCTCGACCGCACGTCTGTCTCCGCGGAGCTGCTGAGCCACGAAGGGCCGTTTGGGGTGGGTTACGGCGTGGCGGCGTTCACCCCGACATCTGCGGCGGGTGCAGACGCCAGCCGCAGCTTCCTCGAACAGTATGAGGACGCCCATGTGCGTGAGATGGCCGGGCGCAAAGCCGCTGAGGACCTGTTTGTGCGCCTCGCACGGCTCTCGCTCGAGACCTATGTGCGCGACGGCAGGCGCATCGACCCCGGCAATCCCCATGACATGGCCTCACTGGGCGAGGCCCTGCCCGCAGAGCTTCTCGACGGGCGCGCGGGATGCTTCGTCTCACTCAAAGTGGGCGGGGAGCTGCGCGGCTGCATGGGGACGATACTGCCGACCCGTTCGAGCCTGGCGGAGGAGATCTGCGCCAATGCGGTAAGCGCCGGCACGCGGGATCCGCGCTTTCCCGCCGTACGGAGCTCGGAGCTTTACGAACTGGTCTATGACGTGGACGTCCTCACGGTCCCCGAACCCATTTCCTCGCCAGACGAGCTCGATGTGCGCCGCTACGGCGTGATCGTCTCGACGGCCGACGGCCGTCGCGGGCTGCTTTTGCCCGACCTTGACGGGGTCGACTCCGTCGAGCAACAGGTGGGCATAGCGGCACGCAAGGGTGGCATCGACCTTGGCAGGGATGGCTGGACGCTCGAGCGCTTCGAGGTCGTGAGACATGCATGAACGATACGCACGGAGCTACGGATGGCATGGGTGCCACGAGTGGCGCGCACGCCATGGACGGTACGCGCAGGGCGACCTGCCTCACCTGTCCGCGCGCGTGTCGTGTCCCGGAGGGCGGCGTCGGCTTCTGCCGTGCGCGCAGGAACGTGGGCGGCACGGTCGTTGCGGAGAACTACGGCTGCGTGACCTCACTCGCCGTTGACCCCGTCGAGAAGAAGCCGCTTGCGCGCTTCCATCCCGGGTCCCTGCTCCTCTCGGTGGGAAGCTATGGCTGCAACCTGCGCTGCCCCTTCTGCCAGAACCACCGCATCGCACAGGCGGGGAGAGATGGCGTGCCCTGGCGCCGGGTCTTTCCGGAACGGCTCGTCGACCTTGCCTGCGAGGAGCGTCGGCGTGACCCGCGCATGATCGGCATCGCCTATACCTACAACGAACCGCTTGTCGGCTGGGAGTACGTGCGCGACTGCTCACGTGAGGCCCACAGGCACGGCCTTGTCAACGTGCTGGTGTCAAGCGGCTACGCGAACGCCGAGGTGATCGACTGCCTGGCCGGGCTTATCGATGCGGCGAACATCGACCTCAAAGGCACTGCCCCCACCTTCTGCGACGAATGTGGCTTCGACGTCAGCACCGTGAAGGGGACGATCTCCCGCCTCGTCGCCTCGGGAGCGCATGTCGAGGTAACGACCCTTGTCGTCCCGGGCAAGAACGACACGCCCGACCAGGTCGCGACCATCGCGCGGTGGCTGTGTGAGACCAGCGGGGACATCGTCTACCACCTGACGCGCTTCTTCCCCTGCTGGCGCATGTCGGACGCCGCCCCCACACCGGTCGAGAGGGTCTATGCGCTCGCCGATGTGGCAAGGGAATACCTGGACCACGTGTACGTGGGCAACTGCTAGGAATGGCGGGACCGACGAGCCTCGGCCATGAGGCTGAGCCGATTGGATTCGAAAGGGGCCATGCCGCCCCAACGGACGTCGGGGGCGCTGCGGCAGCATCGTGGCATCGCATTTGATTTTCGCCCGTACGTCCTCTATCATCTTTCATAGAATATCGTTCTATGAATTAGAGAGACGGCGATGGCGAGAACGAGACGGAATCCAGAGAGTCGGCGCAGCGAGCTGATCGACGCCGCGACCAAACTGTTCTTCTCGCGGGGCTACACGGCGACCTCGATCAGAGACATCCTCGACGCCGTGGACGACAGAACCGCATCTCCCAGCGTGTTCTATTACTACTTCGAGTCAAAAGAGGCAATCTACCAGGCGGTCCTGCAGAGGTACACCGATCGCTACCTACAGGGCATCTCGGCGGCCGCCGCAGAGCACGCAGATGATCCCGATGGGTTGATGGCCTGCATAGCATGCTTGTTCATGGGCACGCTCGCCGCCGACGGACACGGGGACGAGGCGGTGGCCTCCCCTGGGAACCTGCTGTTCTCGCTGAGGTTGAAGGCCGACCTGACGCGGCGCTTCATCGAGGTGTGGGAGCTGTTCATACGGGCGAAGGGCTGGTGCGGGACGGATGACGAGGACGTCCATCAGGCGGCCGTCTTCATCGCCGGCGGCATCGGCGAGATGGTCTTCGACTTCGGCTACGTCCGGGGAAAGGAAGGCGGGGACCCTGCCGCCCTTATGGACCGCATGGTGGACTTCTGCGGTGGCGTTCTCGGCGTCGGCGATGCCGACAGGGAAAGGTACAGGAGGATCGCCCATGGTCAGCTTGACTGAAAACGTCGATCTGGACGTCCCGTTCGAGAGGCTGTGCGAATGGGCGGACAACTTCGAAGAGGAGTTCGTCAGGTGGAGCCCATACCACCTGGAGTGCGAGCTCTACGACGGGGACGTTGACGTAGGAAGCAGGGTCAGGTTCCGCGAGATCGTGATGGGCCTCGACTACGACGTCACGGGGTCCATCGTGGAGAGCCTGCGCAGCCCCGACCGCTTCAGGTTCGTGTTCCAGAGCGACAAGGGGACGGCCTCCATCACCTTCGAGGGGACACGGACGCAGGGTGGCTGTCGCTTCTCCCATACCGAATCCTTCGGCATGACGGTGCCGGTCATCGGGGCGATCGTGAACTTCCTCGTCTTCAAGGTCTTCTTTCGGAAGAAAGCGGATTGGCGGCTGATCAGGGACGACATGGTCCTGGACAACAGATACCTCAAGGAGATCCTCGAAGAGGGAAGGTATCCGGAGCGCATGCCCGTGGAGGAGCTAAAGAGAGGTGCGAGATGAGTGACTTGCACGGCAACCACCGACCCGAGTGCGGCAATCGTCTGTCCGACCAGACTGCTGGGCAGCATGCCGGCCTACAGGGGGTGGCCGACACGACGTACATCCCGATGGTGGCCAGGATGTACGCCTCAGAGCGCTTCCCAGAGTTCTTCTATGACGGGACGGCCGTAGGGCTTCGGGATAAGATTCCGTCTGGAATCCTCGAACGGATCGGGGAGAGCTCCTCGGAATATACGATGATCGCCTCGGTCGCACGCTATCACGTGCTTGACGGCGTGGTGCGCACGTTCGTGTCGGAACATCCCGAGGGCTGCTGCGTCGTCAACCTCGGTGCCGGCCTGGAGACGATGCCCCATAGGCTCGACATGCCCGAAGTCACGTTCTACGAGGTGGACCTGCCGGAGACGATCGAACTCCGCAGGGCTCTCATCGACCCGCTTCCGAACGAGGTGCTTGTCGGAGGCGACATGTTCGAGTTCGGCTGGGCGGACCAGGTCGACAGGACCGTCCCGTCGCTCATGGTCGCCTCGGGAGTCTTCCAGTACTTCGACGAGGCGGACATCGTGCGGTTCCTGAAGGAGCTTGGCCGGCGCTTCCCCGGCAGCGAGCTGATATTCGACGCAACCAATGCGGTCGGCGTCAGGTACGCCGACCGATACGTGAGGAAGACGGGCAACACCTCGGCGCGGATCCGCTTCTGCGTGGACGATGCGCAGGCGTTCGCAGGGAGGCTCGGCATGCCGCTTGTCGGAGAGCGGGTGTTTTACACGGAGGCTCGAGAGGTCCTCGGGAGGCGGCTGAAGCTGTACACGAGGATCGCCATGAGGGTATGTGATGACAAGAGGCGTGCCATCCTCGTCCACCTGAAGCTGGGGTAGGACTAGAGGAAGCGGTGCCGGAAATCGCGTTGTGTCGCAGCCCCTACACTCAGAAGCTCCTACACCTATAGCTTGCCCACGAGGTCAGCGCCGGGCGTCAGGGTCTTGCTGCCGGGGCGCCACTTGGCGGGGCAGACCTGGTCGCCGTGCTCAGCCACGAACTTGGCGGCTTGCACCAGGCGCAGCAGCTCCTGGGCATTGCGGCCGATGCCGCTGGCCGTCACCTCGTAGACCTGGATGCGACCCTCGGGGTCAACGACGAAGGCACCGCGCTCCGCCTGTCCGGCATCCTCGACGAGGACCTCGAAGTCGCGTGCGAGGACGTGGGCGGGGTCTGCGAGCATGGGGTAGCTGACCTGGCCGATGCGCGCGGAGCTTCCATGCCAGGCCATATGGGTGAACTCGGTGTCGCAGGAGACGGAGTACACCTCGCAGCCCTCTGCCTTGAAGGCCTCGTAGTTCTCGGCCAGCTCTTCGAGCTCGGTGGGGCAGACGAAGGTGAAGTCCGCAGGATAGAAGAAGAACAGCGACCACGTGCCCAGGACGTCCGCCTTGGTGACGGTCCTGAAGCCGTTGTCCTGGTATGCCTGGACGGAGAAGTCGCCGATTTCCTTGCCGATGAGAGACATGCGTCCTCCTTGTGTCGTGGGCCCGTCCGGACATCATGTGATGCGGCGGGCCCCTTGGTTGATGCGTCAGGCCCCTTGTCCGGCGTGACTGGTCTCTTGCCTAAAGATAGCCGTGACTGACTCAATATGTACCACACTTAATGACATTTATGCGCGGGAAGCGGAAGTGACGTCTCGGCGTCCAAATGGGCTGGGAAAAGCAGCCCCTGGCCTCACGCTCCGACCTCTCCTCTCCGCTTGAGAACCTGGGGTCTTTCGTGTTGGGAGCCTTAAGTACATGGAAACCTTAAAGGTCGTATAGAATGGGCAGCCATGAAACGTCGTTTTGGATACCAGCTGCGGCCTTCCGCGCGCCCTCGCGCGCTTTGTCGCACGTGGGATTGGGGAGGTTCGCGTGGTCTGTGGCAGCGTGAGGTCGGATGGGGAAGGGGCTGAGATGTTGGCGCATCGCCTGAACCGCAGGGACGGGCTCGCCGTGGGCGTCATGCTCTTCTCCATGTTCTTTGGTGCGGGCAACCTCATCCTCGCCCCGCTTCTGGGCGTCCAAGCCGCCGGGAGCACGCCGTTGGCCCTGGCCGGCTTCATCGTCTCGGCCGTCGGCCTGCCTGTCCTCACGATCGCGGCCATCGCGCTCTCTGGCTCGGTGCGCCAGCTGGCCGACCGCATAAGCCCGCTCTTCTCGGAAGTGTTCGCCGCCCTGGTGTACCTGGCCATCGGACCCTTCCTGGCCATCCCGCGTACGGCGACGACCTCCTACGAGATGCTCAGGCCCCTGTTGCCGACGGACCTTTCTCCCACGGCGGCGCTCCTGGTGTTCTCGCTGGCGTTCTTTGCGGTGGCCTACGTGCTGGCCATGCATCCCAGTCGGCTGACGGAGCTCATGGGCAAAGCGTCGGGTCCCGCGCTCTTGCTCCTCATCGTGCTGGTGGTAGGCGCCGTGCTCGTCTCCCCGCCGGGAGGGCCCGCTTCGGCGGCTGCGGGCGACTACGCCGCCCGGCCCCTCGTCGCGGGCTTCGTGTGCGGCTATCAGACCATGGACGTCCTTGCCGCCCTCGCGTTTGGCATCGTCATCGCAATGAACGTGCGTGAGAAGGGGCTGGAAGACACGCGCGACGTCGCTCGGCAGGTCATGCGTTCGGGAGCGATTGCGGGCGTGCTCATGATGCTCATCTACTGTGGCTTTGGCTACCTGGGCTACACCATGGGTAGCGTCGTGCCGGGTGTGGGCAACGGTGCCGAGGTGATCGCCGCCGCCGCACGTATTGAGTTTGGTTCGCTGGGGGCCGTGCTCGTCGCTGCCATCTTCGGCCTGGCCTGCCTCAACGTGTGCATCGGACTCACCTGCTCGATCTCGGAGTACTTCTCGGAGCGCTATGCGAGGCTGGGCTACCGTCAGTGGGCGCTTGCCGTGGTGGTGGTCTCCTTCCTGCTCTCCAACGTGGGCCTCACTGCCATCCTGGGATACTCGGTCCCGTTGCTCCTGGCGCTGTATCCCGTGGCGATTTGCCTCGTGGCCATGGGACTGCTGCAGGGCCGTGTCGGGCGGAGTGGGGTAGGGCGCAGCGACGCAGGCAATGCTGGCGCGCGCGTCGGGGACGCTCGCGACGCCCCCGCGTGGCGTCTCGCGGTCGCACTCTGCGCCCTCGATAGCGTCACCGTAGCCCTGAGGGATGGCTATGCGCCCACGCTGTGGCTGCCCTTCGACATGCTTCCCCTGGCGGACCTGCACATGGGTTGGATCACCCTGGCGGTCCTGGGCCTCGTCGTGGGCCGGCTATGGCGGTGCGCTCGGAGCGGGGAGGGTGGCGTGCAGTAGGGACGGGGCGTCAGCGTCTCGGCGCGCAACGCGTCTGGAGCAGGGTGTCCGGGCCCGACGTGATCGGGGCCGGTTCACAATGACCTCCCTGCCGTCCGCTTTTCGGGATCGCATGGATGGCAGACGAGGCAGTGTGAATGAAACTATTTTCACGCTGCTTCGCCACGCGTCCACTTTGGGAGTCCTTTCGGGTGGCAGGCGAAGTAATGTGGGCCATCCGGGGTTATCCGCTCACCCTGACTCTCCTGCATGCCTTCGCCATCGAGCAGGGATATGTGGTCGTCACCTCCGACGAGCGACGGCATCACGAGATCTATCCGGGAGATCCTCGCAAGACATCTGCCGACAAGCCCAAGACCGTGGTGCGTCGACCGGTCAGGAGGCTGTAGGAGATCATGAGGGCGAAAGCCCTGAGGGACCGTTGCCCCATAAGGTGATCTGAGGCGATGGCATGTCGAGTCCTGGGGGCGGTCGTGTCCCCTTGACGGATGATGATGTTGACTTCTCGGCGGCCAAGTCTCAATATGAACCTTGTTCATATTGAGAGGGATTGTCTTGCGCCAGGGACGCCACCCTGTCGACGGGCCCGGAAGGGGAAAGATGAGCCATGCGAGTTCGGCCGTGAGGCAGGGGGCCATGCCCAAGGGCCTGCGTATAGGGGAGAGTATCTTTGACATCGGGTACCTCCTGTTCGACCTGGTCGCCGCCACTATCTTCTTCGTACAGGCAAACGGTCGGGCGGTCTTTGTTCTGTACGGGATGCTTGCCCTGTGCCTGGGTGGAGGCGATGCCTTCCATCTGATCCCTAGGGTGCAGATGCATCTGTTTGGCGTCGGGGAGGACACGCAAAGGAGGCTGGGCCTGGGCATCGCAGTGACCTCCGTCACCATGACCGTGTTCTACGCCCTTCTCTACCTCATCTGGGTACAGCTCTTTCCGAATATCCACATCTCTCCTGTCATACCAGCGCTCGTCTTCCCCATGGCCTTGCTACGGATCGTTCTCTGCCTCTTCCCACAGAACGGCTGGTTCTCCGACAAGGAGAACCTGCGCTGGTCCCTATATCGGAACGCCCCCTTTGTCATCATCGGGGCTCTGGTCATTGCGCTCTTTGCCATCTCTGGCGATGCGGGTGGGTACGGCCTCTGGAGGATGTGCATTGCCGTCGCGCTCAGCTTCGGTTTCTATCTCCCCGTCACCTTCTTCTCAAAGAGGAGGCCTGCCATCGGTGCACTGATGCTCCCCAAGACCGTGATGTACATGTGGGTTGTCGGCATGGGCCTGTCGCTCCTCGGTGTTCTTTAGGGTCGAGCCGTGAAGCCGCCGTCCACGTCGAGGGAAGCCATCCTCGGGGCCTGCCGCGAGATCGTGCGCGAAAGGGGACTCTCCGGCATCAGCGTCCGCTCCGTCGCCTCGGCCTGTGGGGTTGCCGTCGGTACGATCTACCATTACTTCCCGGACAAGGAAGCCCTGCTCCTTGCCGTTACGGCTGACATATGGTCCGACGTCTTCGATCCGGGGAATCGGCTGGTCCATGCGGATGGCTTCGCCGACTATGTGGAGGGGACCTTCGATGAGGCGAGCCGTCGGCTGTCCCAGTACCCTGGTTTCCTTTCGGAACATGGCTTAGGCCTGGCGTCCATCTCAGGGTGGAGTGAGGAGCGCATGCGACGCGGGAGGCAGCGCATGCGCTCGTTTCCCTCCGGGATTCGGAGGGGCCTTCTCGACGTGCTGGATGTGGATGGTCGGATTCGCCCTGACGTCTGGGACGCCGACCTTTCCAGAGAGGACTTTGTGGAATTCGTCACGCAACAGCTGCTGACCCTCCTGGTTCTTGGCAGGCGAGACTGCCGAGCGCTCCTGGGCGTGATCAAAAGGACACTGTACTGACGCCTAGCAGGTACTGACGCCTAGCAGGACGCTGCTCCCCGGAAGGGCGAGCGAGCCGATCGGAATGCTGGCAAGCATGTGGGGCCACTTCGGTAGTGCCGACGGGTGGTGCCGGCGATGACTTAGCGAAGCGCCCTCCCGGAAGCCGCCTGCGGCTTACGGGAGAACGGCACGACCTCAAGCTTTCCATCCACGAGCTCTCCGAGGAAGACCTGTTTCACCGATGAATACCCCTGGTCCCTCAATTGCCGAGCGACCCAGGTGCCGTCCCTGTCCGCCAGCCTCAGACCGTCCTCTACCAGGCGTCCGTCGGCGATGAGAGGGAGGAGAGACCCCCTGCTTTTGGCCCCGTGCGTCCTGACGGTCAGCTTGCCGTTGGTCTCCATTATGGCTGCCTCCACATCGCGGATGCTAGCGATGTCCTCCTCGCGCAGGCGTCGGCTGAGCTGCTCGGCCGTAAGGCCTACCTTCGCGCAGCGCGAGACGTCGAGCTGCCCTGTGGAGATGATGAGCTCTGGCTGGCTGGCGATGACCTTCCTGAAGACCCTGCTGCTTTCCGCAAGAACCTTTACTGCTATGACCACCAACGACCAGATGAGCACAATGATCAAGAACTGAAGGACGGTGATGGACTCGTTGTAGATGACCCCGCCGATGATGCCACCGAGTACGTAATTCTGAATCTGGTTGAGTGGGGTGTTGAGGGAGAACTCGTACTTCCCGAGGATGTTGATCTGAAGGATCATCACGAGCATGCCAAGCGCAAACTTGATGGCTGTCAGCACGTAGAAGCTCATCTCAGCGCTCTCCGTTCACATAGACGTTGTGGTCGATGATGTGCGTCCGTTCCAGAGCGTATGAGTTGTTGTCCGCGTTCAGGTGGACGAGGTAGTCCTCCTCGTTGAAGCGCACGATGACGCCGTCTTTCAGGGAGGTCGAATTGACCAGCACTTCGTCCGGTGTAACCCCCTGGCCGATAGCAATGCCCCTGATGAAGCTCACGAGGCGCTGGGACTGAGAC belongs to Olsenella uli DSM 7084 and includes:
- the brnQ gene encoding branched-chain amino acid transport system II carrier protein — encoded protein: MLAHRLNRRDGLAVGVMLFSMFFGAGNLILAPLLGVQAAGSTPLALAGFIVSAVGLPVLTIAAIALSGSVRQLADRISPLFSEVFAALVYLAIGPFLAIPRTATTSYEMLRPLLPTDLSPTAALLVFSLAFFAVAYVLAMHPSRLTELMGKASGPALLLLIVLVVGAVLVSPPGGPASAAAGDYAARPLVAGFVCGYQTMDVLAALAFGIVIAMNVREKGLEDTRDVARQVMRSGAIAGVLMMLIYCGFGYLGYTMGSVVPGVGNGAEVIAAAARIEFGSLGAVLVAAIFGLACLNVCIGLTCSISEYFSERYARLGYRQWALAVVVVSFLLSNVGLTAILGYSVPLLLALYPVAICLVAMGLLQGRVGRSGVGRSDAGNAGARVGDARDAPAWRLAVALCALDSVTVALRDGYAPTLWLPFDMLPLADLHMGWITLAVLGLVVGRLWRCARSGEGGVQ
- a CDS encoding TetR/AcrR family transcriptional regulator, whose product is MKPPSTSREAILGACREIVRERGLSGISVRSVASACGVAVGTIYHYFPDKEALLLAVTADIWSDVFDPGNRLVHADGFADYVEGTFDEASRRLSQYPGFLSEHGLGLASISGWSEERMRRGRQRMRSFPSGIRRGLLDVLDVDGRIRPDVWDADLSREDFVEFVTQQLLTLLVLGRRDCRALLGVIKRTLY
- a CDS encoding DUF421 domain-containing protein — its product is MSFYVLTAIKFALGMLVMILQINILGKYEFSLNTPLNQIQNYVLGGIIGGVIYNESITVLQFLIIVLIWSLVVIAVKVLAESSRVFRKVIASQPELIISTGQLDVSRCAKVGLTAEQLSRRLREEDIASIRDVEAAIMETNGKLTVRTHGAKSRGSLLPLIADGRLVEDGLRLADRDGTWVARQLRDQGYSSVKQVFLGELVDGKLEVVPFSRKPQAASGRALR